The following is a genomic window from Methanoplanus sp. FWC-SCC4.
AAAAAAGATTTGAAATTTGATTTAATATTAAATTCTTTAAAGCAGGAATTCCCTCAAAATTCTGAAAGTGATTTTATAACTCTTATGTGTTCATCATTTCAAAATTCGGTTGATGAAACATACTGGGTTACAAAAGAAAAAAAGGTGATATTGGCAAATAAAAAGGCCTGTTACACACTTGGATATAATATTGAGGAAATTCTTGGCAAAAATTTTGGTGAAATCCGAATTGATATCGATGATGATTTTACTTTTAGTACCTTATGGGACAGGCTGAAAAGCCGGAATATTATTCACTACGAGATTAAACACAAAAAATCAGATGGTACATATTATGATGTTGAGTCACATGCAAAAAGGTATTGTCTGAATAATATTGAGTTTATCTGTATATTTTCACGTGATATTTCTGAAAGGAAGAAATATGAAAATATTTTAAAGGAATCCGAAAATGAAAAGACTGCAATAATAAATGCTGTTCATGAAAATGTGATATATTATGATAAAGACCTCTCGATAAAATGGATTAATGAAAAACCGGCAGAGGCTGTTGGCAAAAAACCTGAAGATATTATCGGAAAGAAGTGTTATACTTTCTCGCATAACGGTGAATGTGAATGCAGTGAATGCACAATTAAAAAAGTTATAAAAACCGGTCAGAGTCTTGTAGAGGAGAAATATAAATCAAGCGGGCGCTGCCTTGAAATTTCCGGTTACCCGGTATATGATAACTGTGGAAATATAACAGGAGCTGTTGAATCAATTCTGGACATAACAAGGCGAAAAAATACTGAAATCGCACTCCAGACCCGTGAAAAGCAGTACAAAGAGCTTTTTACAACGATGACAAATGCCTTTGCGCTTCATGAGATAATTACAGATGATCAAAATGTACCTGTTGATTACAGATTTCTGGAAGTAAATCCTGCATTTGAAGAGATGTCCGGAATTAAGGCGGCAGATATAACCGGCAGAACATTTCTTGAAGTATTTCCTATGGGAAGAAAAGGAATGATAGATAAGTATTCACATGTTGCTCTGACAGGAGAATCTGTTAGTTTTACAGATTATAATCCCGTTTTTGAAAAGCATCATAATATCTATGCATACAGTCCGCGTAAGGGTCAGTTTGCAACAGTGTTTACTGATATTACAGATGTTGTAAAATTAAAAAATGAACAGAAGATCTCTTTAGATCAGATCAATAAAAATTTAGAGGAACTTGCAATATTAAACGATGAGATCAGAAATCCTCTTCAGGCGATAATGGGCTATATTATGCTTGAGGATTTTAAATACTCGGAGAAAGTGATTAGCCAGATTGAAATTATTGATAAACTGGTAAACCGGCTTGATCAGAGATGGCTTGAATCTGAAAAAATACGCGATTTCCTAAGAAAGCACTATGACTTTGAGTAAAACAGGTATTAAGGTCATAAATAATTCAAGATAATTTTTAATATTTTTTCCAATCCGGATTTCTTCAGAGTTAAGAAAGAAATCATAAATAATTAATTTAAATGCAGGATTATTCATAAATTTTATTATCATAGGCTTTTAGATTCAAGGTATTTGCATTTGAAATTTTTTAAAAAAGTAAATATAAATTATATATTTTATGGCCAAAAGCTCAAAATATGACAAAAGTAAATTATCATAAATACCATGCCTGTCAAACACAAAAAAAATATTTCCAGTCCTGATAAGTCAAAAGTCCCGGGTGAAGGAAATACTATCATAGATTTTCAAACCGGATTTTTAAAAATGTCAGACAAAATCGATTATAGTCTCATGTGTTTTGTCCTTGAAAATTCCGAAGACGAGATATATCTGGTTAATAAAAAAGGGAAAGTTCTTTTTGCAAATGATCGGGCATGCAGATCACTGGGTATTATAAGAGATGAAATTATTAATGAAAATATAGATTTTATATTTTATAAACCCTGTAATCAAAAAGATAATGGGAATTTTTTGGAATTGCAATCTGAAAATGAAGGGAAAAAATTCATCAATATTCAGAGAAGAAAAGATGGAACACAGTATTTTACAGAATCTTATTTTAGGATCTTTAATTTCAAAGATTTGGAAATATTTTCAGTATATTCAAGAGATATTACTGATAAAATAAATTATGAAGAATCTTTGAAGAATTCAGAAAAGGAAAAAACTATTATCCTAAATTCAATACACGAAAACCTTGTTTATTATGATAAAGATTTCTCAATAAAATGGGCAAATCAGGACCCTGCGGACTCTGTCGGATTGAATCCTGTGGATTTAATCGGGAAAAAATGTTATAGCCTGTGGTATAATAGAGAAGAACCATGCAGGGACTGTACAATTCGAAAGGCAATGAGAGAAGGCCGGATTTATATTGAAGAAAAAACAAAATCCAGCGGCAGATCAGTTAAGGTTGCAGCTTATCCGGTTTTTAATGATGAAGGAGAAGTAGTTGGTGCAGTAGAATCCCTTCTGGACATAACCAAACGAAAAAATGCAGAAAAGGC
Proteins encoded in this region:
- a CDS encoding PAS domain-containing protein, giving the protein MSDKIDYSLMCFVLENSEDEIYLVNKKGKVLFANDRACRSLGIIRDEIINENIDFIFYKPCNQKDNGNFLELQSENEGKKFINIQRRKDGTQYFTESYFRIFNFKDLEIFSVYSRDITDKINYEESLKNSEKEKTIILNSIHENLVYYDKDFSIKWANQDPADSVGLNPVDLIGKKCYSLWYNREEPCRDCTIRKAMREGRIYIEEKTKSSGRSVKVAAYPVFNDEGEVVGAVESLLDITKRKNAEKALEISEKQYKELFSTMTNGFVLNKVITDSEDNPVDYQFIEVNPAFEQMTGLKAEDIIGKNFLEIFPNCRRDLVERYGRIALSGVSEEFTDYNPFFKKHYHIYSYSPKKGFFAIILSDITDLVLLKKQQRESLEQINKNFEQLAILNDEIRNPLQAIMGYIMLEDFKYSEKVISQIEIIDKLVNRLDQRWLESEKIRDFLRKHYDFE
- a CDS encoding PAS domain S-box protein, coding for MCSSFQNSVDETYWVTKEKKVILANKKACYTLGYNIEEILGKNFGEIRIDIDDDFTFSTLWDRLKSRNIIHYEIKHKKSDGTYYDVESHAKRYCLNNIEFICIFSRDISERKKYENILKESENEKTAIINAVHENVIYYDKDLSIKWINEKPAEAVGKKPEDIIGKKCYTFSHNGECECSECTIKKVIKTGQSLVEEKYKSSGRCLEISGYPVYDNCGNITGAVESILDITRRKNTEIALQTREKQYKELFTTMTNAFALHEIITDDQNVPVDYRFLEVNPAFEEMSGIKAADITGRTFLEVFPMGRKGMIDKYSHVALTGESVSFTDYNPVFEKHHNIYAYSPRKGQFATVFTDITDVVKLKNEQKISLDQINKNLEELAILNDEIRNPLQAIMGYIMLEDFKYSEKVISQIEIIDKLVNRLDQRWLESEKIRDFLRKHYDFE